Part of the Gemmatimonadota bacterium genome is shown below.
GCGATGCGTGCGCGCGGGCTGCGCAACCCTGTATTCGACGTGCATTACAACGCAAGGATCGGTGGCCGCAACGCGGTAAGCGCCAACAAGATCCCATACGCACTCGTCATCACGATCGAGTCGAAGAAAACCCGGAATCTCTACGACAAGATTTTGCAGCGTTATCCGACGATCCTCGAGCCCTTGCGGCCAGTCGTCGAAATACCGATCCGCACCTAATTGATTCGCGGAGCGTTAACCCATTGATAGGAGAAAGATATGAGCGAGGAAAATAAACAGCGCGGGGGTGAAGAGACCGTCGTCGCTGAACTCAAGAAAGAGGTCACAGAATTAAAGGAGGAAGTCGAAATCCTCGAGGAAATTATCGACCTTGAGGAGTGGTCCAAGGCGGACAAGCAGCCAAGGCGAGCCAAGCGTTACCGCATACGGATCGACAAGGATTATATCGTCGTCGAGGTCCACTCCATGACCGGGCGGGAGATCCTTGCCCTCGTCGGAAAGACTCCAGAAACACACCTGCTCTCACAGAAATTCCGAGGCGGTCGCGTCGAGCCCATCAAGTCCGATCAGGTAGTCGAGTTTCATCGTCATCAAATCGAACGTTTCCAAACTTTGGCGCTCGATCCGACAGAGGGATGACGAACATGCGGCGACAATTCCAACTCGGCGAGGAAGACGAGGAATGTCTTACCGCGCGGGGTCAGCCATGGGAGGCCATCATCGAGAATACCGCGAAATGGCTGATCTTCCCCGATTACCCTGTTCCGGAAGGATACAACCATCGCACGGCAACGGCCGCGGTTCGAATCAAGCCCTCGTATCCAGACGATGATATCGACATGGTCTATTTCTTTCCGCCTCTGGCGCTCGCAAGCGGCAGAACAATACGTCAGCTCAG
Proteins encoded:
- a CDS encoding E2/UBC family protein, which translates into the protein MTNMRRQFQLGEEDEECLTARGQPWEAIIENTAKWLIFPDYPVPEGYNHRTATAAVRIKPSYPDDDIDMVYFFPPLALASGRTIRQLSSFSLDGKQYQQWSRHRTPANPWRPDLDNVCTHLLQVDNWLERELSK
- a CDS encoding multiubiquitin domain-containing protein, which codes for MSEENKQRGGEETVVAELKKEVTELKEEVEILEEIIDLEEWSKADKQPRRAKRYRIRIDKDYIVVEVHSMTGREILALVGKTPETHLLSQKFRGGRVEPIKSDQVVEFHRHQIERFQTLALDPTEG